Proteins from one Natrinema salinisoli genomic window:
- a CDS encoding DUF1616 domain-containing protein produces the protein MKVISHLFAAVRRRSKRLVTGVPTDLVGVAGFVAIAIVVLTVVDVSSPLLRATIGLPLLVFAPGYVTVSALFPRSSSAQEVAAEDRLLIRQAVSVTDSERVALSFGVSLALLPLLALLIAATPWGYTGPVVITTVGCFTLFGAGFAAIRRSVVPPADRYGIALGRRLEGVHAAIFGVESSLHVAVNVALVLAVVLSLATAGYAFVSPQQGEQYTNLQLLTETDSDELVASGYPSEIEPGESIPFVIAVDNREDRDMNYTVVVQEQRLEDGDVVDRTELRRMDRQVSENATGHYEQNVTPTADEGTVRVSVMLFRDGVPETPTHENAYRHAFFWTTVTEADGSPSEADDPGDDSEPGDSGSDSESSDSEGNSSDDDDGLFGDDDDESESDDETDDGNETIDGGNETTDDGSGAGANETDG, from the coding sequence ATGAAGGTCATCTCACATCTGTTCGCGGCCGTTCGACGGCGGAGCAAGCGTCTCGTCACCGGGGTTCCGACCGATCTGGTCGGTGTCGCCGGTTTCGTCGCCATCGCGATCGTCGTACTGACCGTTGTCGACGTGTCGTCGCCGCTGCTACGGGCAACGATCGGACTACCGCTGTTGGTTTTCGCACCGGGATACGTGACCGTTTCGGCGCTCTTTCCGCGGTCATCGTCCGCTCAGGAGGTGGCCGCCGAGGATCGCCTGCTGATACGACAGGCGGTGTCGGTGACGGACAGCGAGCGCGTGGCGCTTTCGTTCGGAGTAAGTCTCGCGCTGTTGCCGCTGCTGGCCCTGCTCATCGCCGCGACGCCCTGGGGGTATACCGGACCGGTCGTCATTACTACCGTGGGCTGTTTCACCCTCTTCGGCGCCGGATTTGCTGCTATTCGACGGTCGGTCGTTCCCCCCGCTGATCGCTACGGAATCGCGCTCGGTCGACGACTCGAAGGGGTTCACGCGGCGATCTTCGGCGTCGAATCGTCGCTTCACGTCGCCGTCAACGTTGCGCTCGTTCTCGCCGTCGTGCTCTCACTGGCGACCGCCGGGTACGCGTTCGTCTCGCCACAGCAGGGGGAACAGTACACGAACCTGCAGTTGCTCACCGAAACCGACTCGGACGAACTCGTCGCCTCGGGCTACCCGTCCGAGATCGAACCGGGTGAGTCGATCCCGTTCGTGATCGCCGTCGACAACCGGGAAGATCGAGATATGAACTACACCGTCGTCGTTCAGGAACAGCGTCTCGAGGACGGTGACGTAGTCGACCGCACGGAGTTACGACGGATGGATCGGCAGGTCAGTGAGAACGCGACCGGCCACTACGAACAGAACGTCACACCGACGGCTGACGAGGGGACCGTTCGAGTCTCCGTGATGCTGTTTCGCGACGGGGTTCCGGAGACGCCGACCCACGAGAACGCCTATCGACACGCGTTCTTCTGGACGACCGTCACTGAGGCGGACGGTTCCCCTTCTGAGGCGGATGATCCTGGTGACGATTCGGAACCGGGCGATAGCGGGAGCGATTCCGAATCGAGCGATTCCGAGGGCAATTCGTCCGATGATGACGACGGCCTGTTCGGCGACGACGACGACGAGAGCGAATCCGACGATGAAACCGACGACGGCAACGAAACGATCGACGGCGGCAACGAAACGACCGACGACGGAAGCGGCGCGGGCGCGAACGAAACTGACGGATAA
- a CDS encoding right-handed parallel beta-helix repeat-containing protein, whose amino-acid sequence MARDNSVADDDSSSGSGPESGENGGNSELLDRRSYLKLTGAASVVGGGLATGSATAAEEYEVIEASNEWYTIDDGEVFENKLIDFSNGNWFGLYARESTNWTIRNVGFVGTHRYDNHAIAVADVGGNTSTIENVYMGDGCVRPSSYSSHGQCGIWVAPEHSGHIDIRHCNVQDWPNNGIYASAPGYNGNGGTVHIDSCYAANNYVSSFRLSSNGSKCTNSVAYNDSNGRYNGRCFWGWNPGRMVVSGCDFSSGSYNDAIHLGRNGETTRVTIEDTQFDGISQRGDVRLSREGGLGSDPDLSMPEGVPTSAEEAASGGSSPSPSSSESNEETGDSSLANTIVFDGNGTTDTTSYEFVVSDAVEPSTDENATIDEAATVDGTTASGTVADYLDAFRFDGQIERLSVDGDATVRVNGVEIDPADIDDVLQNVVLIDGSAEDVTRYEFTVSGEAERSGYDGASIDDEDTIEDGTVYGTVADWKDAFRYSGDIEQLTVDGPGTVSVNGEQVDPSEFGSDLPHVLEVQGPGKPVGFEITVDGDIEFAGDGDPEDEATTISGSTVQSTVTDDSLRFRFSGTVTDVSLTNGTPTITVDGEEIDLEEYGDPELLPHAVVFDGTETSEPSTYSFRVDGRVIQAEYRDASVNDDDVVEDTTVRGGVGNWLDAYWFDGDIEDFTILGDATVDVQYNAREQ is encoded by the coding sequence ATGGCACGCGACAATTCGGTAGCGGATGACGACTCTTCATCGGGTAGCGGCCCCGAAAGCGGTGAGAATGGCGGTAATAGTGAATTACTTGATCGACGCTCGTACCTGAAGCTGACGGGTGCGGCCTCCGTCGTCGGTGGCGGGTTGGCGACGGGGAGTGCGACCGCCGCCGAGGAGTACGAGGTTATCGAAGCCTCCAACGAGTGGTACACCATCGACGACGGCGAGGTTTTCGAAAACAAGCTAATCGATTTTTCGAACGGGAACTGGTTCGGACTCTACGCTCGAGAGTCGACGAACTGGACGATCCGGAACGTCGGGTTCGTCGGAACCCACCGCTACGACAACCACGCGATCGCGGTGGCCGACGTCGGCGGCAATACGTCGACGATCGAGAACGTCTACATGGGCGACGGCTGTGTACGCCCGAGTAGTTACAGTTCACACGGGCAATGTGGAATCTGGGTCGCACCTGAGCACAGCGGCCACATCGACATTCGACACTGCAACGTACAGGACTGGCCGAACAACGGGATCTACGCGTCCGCACCCGGATACAACGGGAACGGTGGAACCGTCCACATCGACAGTTGCTACGCGGCGAACAATTACGTCTCGAGCTTCCGGCTGAGCTCCAACGGGTCGAAGTGTACGAACTCCGTCGCGTACAACGACAGTAACGGCCGATATAACGGGCGGTGTTTCTGGGGCTGGAACCCGGGACGGATGGTCGTGTCCGGCTGCGACTTCAGCTCCGGGTCCTACAACGACGCCATCCACCTCGGTCGAAACGGTGAGACGACGCGCGTCACGATCGAGGACACGCAATTCGACGGGATCAGCCAGCGCGGAGACGTTCGGCTCTCTCGCGAAGGCGGGCTCGGATCGGACCCCGACCTCTCGATGCCCGAAGGTGTGCCGACATCCGCGGAAGAGGCCGCGAGCGGCGGATCGTCGCCGTCTCCATCGAGTAGCGAATCGAACGAAGAGACCGGCGACTCGTCGCTGGCGAACACGATCGTCTTCGACGGGAACGGCACGACCGACACCACGAGCTACGAATTCGTGGTCAGCGACGCGGTCGAGCCGAGCACCGACGAGAACGCGACGATCGACGAGGCGGCAACCGTCGACGGCACCACTGCGAGCGGTACCGTCGCCGACTACCTCGACGCCTTCCGTTTCGACGGCCAGATCGAGCGCCTGTCGGTCGACGGCGATGCGACCGTCCGGGTCAACGGCGTCGAGATCGACCCCGCCGATATCGACGATGTCCTGCAAAACGTCGTCCTGATCGACGGCAGCGCCGAGGACGTCACCCGCTACGAATTCACCGTCAGCGGCGAGGCCGAACGGAGCGGGTACGACGGCGCCTCGATCGACGACGAGGATACCATCGAGGACGGTACCGTCTACGGGACCGTCGCCGACTGGAAGGACGCATTCCGCTACAGCGGGGACATCGAACAACTGACCGTCGACGGTCCGGGGACCGTCTCCGTCAACGGCGAACAGGTCGATCCGTCCGAGTTTGGTTCCGACCTCCCGCACGTTCTCGAGGTACAGGGGCCCGGAAAACCGGTCGGCTTCGAGATCACGGTCGACGGCGACATCGAATTCGCGGGCGACGGCGATCCGGAAGACGAGGCGACGACGATCTCGGGCTCGACGGTACAGAGCACCGTCACCGACGACAGTCTTCGCTTCCGGTTCTCCGGAACGGTGACCGACGTGTCGCTGACTAACGGGACGCCCACGATCACGGTCGACGGCGAGGAGATCGACCTCGAGGAGTACGGCGACCCCGAACTCCTCCCTCACGCGGTCGTCTTCGACGGGACCGAAACGTCCGAGCCGAGCACGTATTCGTTCCGCGTCGACGGCAGGGTCATCCAGGCTGAGTACCGCGACGCGTCGGTAAACGATGACGACGTCGTCGAAGATACGACGGTTCGCGGCGGCGTCGGCAACTGGCTCGACGCCTACTGGTTCGACGGCGACATCGAGGACTTCACGATCCTCGGTGACGCGACGGTCGACGTTCAGTACAACGCGCGGGAGCAGTAA
- a CDS encoding oligosaccharide flippase family protein translates to MSLSQRIVRGVTATFGAQLLRLGAQGAIILLLTRVFLSPDEYGLIFLAIAVFSIATLFGTLGIPKSMAKFVTEYRETDESQIPHIVRSSVAFNVGTVTLVCLLFVLSRDWIATVYGEPRLEPLLALGVVYIVVKVAHGYLLIAFQGFGRVTLTAATSTVSSVGRLGFIVLFLVAGFGAYGALAGFVVGYLLAVVVGGVLLYRIVSSYPTADSSEPGLSTRIARYSLPLTASQGANVLYKRVDTLMVGFFLTPVAVGFYELAKQVSTFVIAPADSLGFTLAPTFGEHKSADHLDRAARVYEQSLEYVLLVYLPAVAGIVLLADPGIRFVFGDAYAGAAPVLQVFSVFVLFQAIDKITNDSLDYLGRATERAIGKGVTGALNFGLNLVLIPAIGVVGAAMSTALCYGLMVCYNVVLIDRELDLHWRSLASSIAAAGGVTVAMTVAVVALQPFVTGVATLLAVVAAGVTVWAVLSVASGLVDISEIGTRI, encoded by the coding sequence ATGTCTCTCTCACAGCGTATCGTCCGCGGAGTCACGGCCACGTTCGGCGCGCAGCTGCTCCGACTCGGGGCACAGGGGGCCATCATCCTGTTGCTCACGCGGGTGTTCCTCTCACCCGACGAATACGGGCTCATCTTCCTCGCCATCGCTGTCTTCTCGATCGCGACGCTGTTCGGAACCCTCGGGATCCCGAAATCGATGGCGAAATTCGTCACCGAGTACCGGGAGACCGACGAGTCCCAGATCCCGCACATCGTCCGTTCGTCGGTCGCGTTCAACGTGGGTACTGTCACACTGGTCTGTCTTCTCTTCGTCCTCTCTCGCGACTGGATCGCCACCGTGTACGGCGAACCCCGGTTGGAGCCGTTGCTCGCGCTCGGCGTCGTCTACATCGTCGTCAAAGTCGCCCACGGCTACCTGCTGATCGCGTTCCAGGGCTTCGGGAGGGTCACACTGACCGCGGCGACCAGTACGGTCTCGAGCGTCGGTCGGCTCGGGTTCATCGTGCTCTTCCTGGTCGCCGGCTTCGGTGCGTACGGCGCGCTGGCCGGCTTCGTCGTCGGCTATCTGCTCGCCGTCGTCGTCGGCGGAGTCCTCCTCTACCGGATCGTGTCGTCGTATCCGACCGCCGACTCGAGCGAGCCCGGCCTGTCGACGCGGATCGCCAGGTACAGTCTCCCGCTGACGGCGTCACAGGGTGCGAACGTATTGTACAAGCGCGTTGACACGCTGATGGTCGGCTTCTTCCTGACGCCGGTTGCCGTCGGCTTTTACGAACTCGCCAAACAGGTCTCGACTTTCGTGATCGCGCCCGCTGACTCGCTGGGCTTCACCCTTGCACCGACGTTCGGTGAACACAAATCCGCCGATCACCTCGACCGAGCCGCTCGCGTGTACGAACAGTCGCTCGAGTACGTCCTCCTCGTCTACCTGCCGGCCGTTGCCGGGATCGTGCTCCTGGCTGACCCGGGAATTCGGTTCGTCTTCGGCGACGCATACGCCGGTGCTGCGCCCGTCTTGCAGGTTTTCAGCGTCTTCGTCCTGTTTCAGGCGATCGACAAGATCACCAACGATAGCCTCGATTATCTGGGTCGGGCGACGGAACGGGCGATCGGGAAAGGAGTCACCGGTGCGCTGAACTTCGGGCTGAACCTCGTGTTGATCCCGGCGATCGGCGTCGTCGGCGCGGCGATGTCGACGGCGCTCTGCTACGGCCTCATGGTCTGTTACAACGTGGTTCTCATCGACCGAGAACTCGACCTCCACTGGCGCAGTCTCGCGTCGTCGATCGCGGCCGCCGGCGGCGTGACCGTCGCGATGACCGTTGCCGTCGTCGCGTTGCAGCCGTTCGTCACCGGGGTCGCCACCTTGCTCGCCGTCGTTGCTGCCGGCGTAACGGTGTGGGCAGTGCTGTCTGTCGCGAGCGGTCTCGTCGATATCTCCGAGATCGGGACGCGCATCTAG